In Topomyia yanbarensis strain Yona2022 chromosome 2, ASM3024719v1, whole genome shotgun sequence, one DNA window encodes the following:
- the LOC131679534 gene encoding hornerin-like: MVYEVVGTVTGHGRATDGPRTGHGRAADGTRTGHGRDADGPRTGHERATDGPRTGHGRATDGPRTGHGRDTDGPRTGHGRAADGRATDGRATDGPRTGRGRDADGTRTGYGRDTDGTRTGYGRDTDGIRTGYGRDTDGIRTGYGRDTDGIRTGHGRDMDDRRTGHGKWTQSYVTPAGHDGDKDGRGTDGRDTYGGGTDGRGMDGGGAKGRSTGGRDTGNGRNPMSRRRDATGTRMDEARTDGTRTEGARTYGTRTEGARTDGAWIEGERTDGARTDGAREMDAILCHAGGTRRGQGWTRTVYGGQCGQ; this comes from the exons ATGGTATACGAAGT GGTTGGGACAGTAACAGGACACGGACGGGCCACGGACGGGCCACGGACGGGACACGGACGGGCCGCGGACGGGACGCGGACGGGCCACGGACGGGACGCGGACGGGCCACGGACGGGACACGAACGGGCCACGGACGGGCCACGGACGGGCCACGGACGGGCCACGGACGGGCCACGGACGGGCCACGGACGGGACACGGACGGGCCACGGACGGGCCACGGACGGGCCGCGGACGGACGGGCCACGGACGGACGGGCCACGGACGGGCCACGGACGGGACGCGGACGGGACGCGGACGGGACACGGACGGGATACGGACGGGATACGGACGGTACACGGACGGGATACGGACGGGACACGGACGGGATACGGACGGGATACGGACGGGATACGGACGGGATACGGACGGGATACGGACGGGACACGGACGGGATACGGACGGGACATGGACGGGATATGGACGATAGACGGACGGGGCACGGGAAATGGACGCAATCCTATGTCACGCCGGCGGGACACGACGGGGACAAGGATGGACGAGGCACGGACGGACGGGACACGTACGGAGGGGGCACGGACGGACGGGGCATGGACGGAGGGGGAGCGAAAGGACGGAGCACGGGCGGACGGGACACGGGAAATGGACGCAATCCTATGTCACGCCGGCGGGACGCGACGGGGACAAGGATGGACGAGGCACGGACGGACGGGACACGGACGGAGGGGGCACGGACGTACGGGACACGGACGGAGGGGGCACGGACGGACGGGGCATGGATAGAAGGGGAGCGGACGGACGGAGCACGGACGGACGGGGCACGGGAAATGGACGCAATCCTATGTCACGCCGGCGGGACACGACGGGGACAAGGATGGACGAG